The Ananas comosus cultivar F153 linkage group 6, ASM154086v1, whole genome shotgun sequence genome segment CGGCATATTTTGCCGGGCTTGAGAGTTTGAGTTTCTGTAGAAATACTGTTtgagtaaaattattttaaaaagaattaacAGCTTTCTATTAAAAATGCCCAACAGTTTCTTGCTATCACTAGAAGTAGCAGTTTCAAATTATAAGAGCTGCTGTTTCGGTCTGTAGCAGCCCGCAATAGCCAGAAGGAAGTTTGATTCGAAAAAGAGCATGCCAATATTTAGATTACACTGACCAGCTTAAGAGGTCCATAATGTTGCGGAACTGAAAATTTAAGCACTTCATTCCACACAGGATTCAGGTTGCTCTTTTTAACTGTTGTCTGAACTTTCTGCGATATCCAATCAATTGGCAACCAGagcaagaaaagtaaagaaaaatggAATTTACACAATGCTGATGATCCTTTTTTTCCAAAGTAGAACAACATTTCTATAAAAGTAACTTACCTGCTGCCCGAGGGTAAGAACGACATATGGATCACTTGACAGCATATCTCTCACAGCTAAGTTTGTTCCTCTTATAACTTTAACTTTCAATTCTCCAATGAACTCTCTCTCAACTTCCTGCTAATTTGGAAAGCGTTGTGATTAAGGGACTACCCGCTACAATATAACAGTAATAGCTGTTTGTTAGGTCAATTGTATACTGGGGACTTAACATATGTGCCCCTGTAAAATCATTTATATGCCAGTGTACCCCTGCATAATCTGGATTTTCATATATGATCTTCAAAGTGCAGATTTTTACACAACTCAGAACATGGGTTAGTCACCTATCCTTTTTGGGGAAagttaagaaattaattttttgtataatatgtatgaaaattcagattttacactAGTAGTAACTCAATGTAAAGTTGCAGCAGTTATATCTTGGTGCAACAACTACCTCAATGATTTCTTCCAGCAATAAAGTGAGAGTACAAGAAAGAAGACTTACATCTTTCTTTGAAGTATCTGAAACAAAGCTGCTATCTGAGCTCTTCATAGAATCAAAGGATCTAAAAGACATCTTTGAAGAGACAATACGCAAGCTCGGTTTTAAAAATTCTTGTAACTCATATTTCGACCTATATAACAGAAAGAAGTGGTTCAAGATATGAAACTGGCAGCAAAAATACAaaagacaaaacaaaaaaataaatatttttattctccaCCTACCTAATGAAGTTGCTCCTGTCCTCATAACTCGAATCTGCTTTAGGTTTTGGATATCGTTTAGGAAGAAAAGCCTCATAAATTGAATTGGCATAAGAATTTCCACCAACCTCAACCATAGAGTCGATATCACCATCTGACCATTCGTCCAATGTCACTGACAGAACCTGAATGAATAATAAGAgacaaagagaagaaggaaaaagaattaTGAGAACAACTAATAATGACGGCATCACAAAAGTCGAAAACCACTCATTTCTACCTACAGTTACACTCCTTTACTTTTGTTAATTAAACTGAAATTATATGCAATGAAGTACACTGGCAAATGACTGATTCTTTGCAATATATACAGCTACGGGGTTTGTTTGGCAGCAAAAGAATAAATCTAATGGCAACTTCCTTTCACTTCTTTGGACTCGAAAAATTAACCAACAAtgttttgtttcttcttcttcttcttcttcttcttcttttttttcttttttttttttttgcggaaaaggtagcacgctatctgtttcattcattggaAAGGTGAACTAAGCAGCATGGATGAGGCATCGAAGGCCTCGAAGGgggcgggaaaaaaaaaacccgctAGCAGTTACAATGGTGCTTGTCGATTGAGAGAGATTGCTCCCATTGTTTCGTCAACTATTTAATCCTAAAGATGCCTAGGAATGAGTCTGGCTGGGTCTTCCTAAAAATAGCATCATTCCTGACCTTCCAAGTGACCCATCAGCAGGCTATTAGTCCGATTACCCTGGTACCCAAAGAATGTGTTCCCTTCCTACCTATCCATCGATCCCAGATCAAATTCACATCATCACCAAAATCTCTTGAGTGGACATTTACTAGAGTCGTCACCATTAAAAATCTGGAAAATACGCACCGAGTGAATAGATGGTCAACAGTTTCCTCTTCGGTCCCACACAGCACACAGGTTGTATTGCCAAGCCATCCTCTCTTAAGGACCAACAATGTTTGAAACAAGGAAGTTCATTCGCAGGTGCAATCCGTCATATGGAATTAGAGTTAAAGAAGGGAGGAAATGTAACCAAAAGAGGTCTTAATGAAAAAATAGTGTACCATTGCAAATTATAGAAATACAATACTGAGCAATTAGTGTCACCAGAGAATATAACTGTTTAAAACGTGTCCAAGACATCAATATAGTGTCACTTATATAACAGAGAAACATCAGAAATAATTATATGACCTTTGAAACATCAGGCCCAAGGCTCCTGTGAATGTCACTACACTTTAAGCATAAGAAT includes the following:
- the LOC109712084 gene encoding ADP-ribosylation factor GTPase-activating protein AGD12-like isoform X1; the protein is MSSRYLTGKARKLKELTLKSDNRICADCGAPDPKWASANIGVFLCLKCSDIHRSLGPDVSKVLSVTLDEWSDGDIDSMVEVGGNSYANSIYEAFLPKRYPKPKADSSYEDRSNFIRSKYELQEFLKPSLRIVSSKMSFRSFDSMKSSDSSFVSDTSKKDEVEREFIGELKVKVIRGTNLAVRDMLSSDPYVVLTLGQQKVQTTVKKSNLNPVWNEVLKFSVPQHYGPLKLEVYDHDVFTADDIMGEAEIDLQPMITAAMAFGDPSLLGNMQIGKWFKTSDNALIKDSTVKIVDGKVKQEVFLKLQNVESGDLDLELEWVPLDQ
- the LOC109712084 gene encoding ADP-ribosylation factor GTPase-activating protein AGD12-like isoform X2 — encoded protein: MSSRYLTGKARKLKELTLKSDNRICADCGAPDPKWASANIGVFLCLKCSDIHRSLGPDVSKVLSVTLDEWSDGDIDSMVEVGGNSYANSIYEAFLPKRYPKPKADSSYEDRSNFIRSKYELQEFLKPSLRIVSSKMSFRSFDSMKSSDSSFVSDTSKKDEVEREFIGELKVKVIRGTNLAVRDMLSSDPYVVLTLGQQEVYDHDVFTADDIMGEAEIDLQPMITAAMAFGDPSLLGNMQIGKWFKTSDNALIKDSTVKIVDGKVKQEVFLKLQNVESGDLDLELEWVPLDQ